The Marivivens sp. LCG002 genome contains a region encoding:
- a CDS encoding SDR family NAD(P)-dependent oxidoreductase, with protein MNVYDLNGQVAVITGGAQGIGRAVAERMLASGAKVAIWDRDAALAERTAAALGPDAFAYALDVRDLAQVTATANRTASELGRIDVLVASAGIAGPNHKITDYPAEDWQAIIDINLTGIFNTCKAILPHMVNGGYGRVVNIASVAGKEGNPGAGPYSASKAGVIALTKSLGKEHAGQDIAVNCVTPAAARTAIFDQMSQEHIDFMLSKIPRARFLETDEAAEMITWLCTKANSFATGAVFDLSGGRATY; from the coding sequence ATGAATGTCTACGATCTGAACGGCCAAGTCGCCGTTATCACGGGCGGTGCCCAAGGGATCGGACGCGCCGTTGCCGAACGTATGCTCGCCTCTGGGGCCAAAGTCGCGATCTGGGACCGTGACGCCGCTCTGGCTGAACGGACCGCCGCCGCGCTGGGCCCCGACGCCTTTGCTTATGCCCTTGATGTGCGCGATCTGGCCCAAGTCACCGCCACGGCGAACCGCACCGCGTCCGAGCTTGGCCGCATCGACGTTCTCGTCGCCAGCGCAGGCATCGCAGGCCCCAACCACAAGATCACCGATTATCCCGCCGAGGATTGGCAAGCGATCATCGACATCAACCTCACGGGCATCTTCAACACCTGCAAGGCGATCCTGCCGCATATGGTGAACGGCGGCTATGGCCGTGTCGTCAACATCGCCTCCGTCGCAGGTAAAGAAGGCAATCCGGGCGCAGGCCCTTACTCCGCGTCCAAAGCAGGCGTCATCGCCCTCACCAAGTCGCTCGGAAAAGAGCACGCGGGTCAGGACATCGCGGTCAACTGCGTGACCCCTGCCGCTGCCCGAACCGCCATTTTCGACCAGATGAGCCAAGAGCATATCGACTTCATGCTCTCGAAAATCCCCCGCGCACGGTTCCTTGAAACCGACGAGGCCGCCGAGATGATCACTTGGCTGTGCACCAAAGCGAATTCCTTTGCCACTGGGGCGGTCTTTGACCTCTCGGGCGGCAGAGCCACCTATTAA
- a CDS encoding 2-hydroxyacid dehydrogenase: MSATLAIGSYAENDLSALRAEFDPVFIAGPADLVGLSEAVRKGIKAVTYKGHAPFGAAEMDLLPNLGIVANFGVGYDAIDVTAADARGIKVTNTPDVLNDDVADLAVAMLLMQMREMEHASAWARSGNWKSKGEYRLNRKASGSTVGIVGLGRIGREIADRLAAFKMDLHYYARSEKETPGWTYHSDPVALAKAVDVLVIALVGGASTEKFVTKEMIEALGPRGVIVNISRGTTIDEAALLDALEQGKIAGAALDVFLNEPNIDPRFYELPNVVIQPHQGSGTVETRAAMGQLQRDNVAAFHAGKPLLTAVN; encoded by the coding sequence ATGTCCGCGACCCTTGCCATCGGCTCTTATGCCGAAAACGATCTCAGCGCTCTTAGGGCGGAATTCGATCCCGTCTTTATCGCGGGGCCTGCCGATCTTGTGGGGCTTTCCGAAGCGGTCCGCAAAGGGATCAAGGCCGTGACCTATAAGGGACATGCCCCCTTTGGCGCGGCAGAGATGGATTTGCTCCCGAACCTCGGGATCGTTGCGAATTTCGGTGTGGGTTATGATGCGATCGACGTGACTGCAGCCGATGCACGCGGGATCAAGGTCACGAATACGCCTGACGTCCTGAATGACGATGTGGCCGATCTTGCTGTTGCGATGCTCCTCATGCAGATGCGCGAGATGGAACATGCCTCGGCTTGGGCGCGGTCGGGGAACTGGAAATCCAAGGGGGAATACCGCCTGAACCGAAAAGCCTCGGGGAGCACGGTCGGCATCGTCGGGCTTGGCCGTATAGGGCGCGAGATTGCGGATCGACTGGCGGCCTTCAAGATGGACCTGCACTATTACGCCCGCAGCGAAAAAGAGACGCCGGGTTGGACATATCACTCTGATCCTGTCGCGCTTGCAAAGGCGGTTGATGTGCTCGTCATCGCTCTGGTCGGCGGGGCGAGCACCGAGAAGTTCGTCACCAAAGAGATGATCGAAGCGCTTGGTCCGCGCGGGGTCATCGTGAATATTTCGCGCGGCACGACCATTGATGAAGCCGCGCTTCTCGATGCGCTCGAGCAAGGCAAGATCGCGGGGGCGGCGCTTGATGTGTTCCTGAACGAGCCGAACATCGACCCGCGGTTCTATGAGCTTCCCAACGTTGTGATCCAGCCGCACCAAGGTTCGGGCACCGTGGAAACCCGCGCCGCTATGGGTCAGCTTCAGCGGGACAATGTGGCGGCCTTCCACGCGGGCAAGCCGCTTTTGACGGCGGTCAACTAA
- a CDS encoding glycoside hydrolase family 3 C-terminal domain-containing protein, which produces MSVYPATPEADRQVDQLTLEEQISLMAGKDFWNVGSIDRLGIGCLRVTDGPNGARGSHFVGGARSAAFPVGIAIGATWNPELIEKIGAALALETRDKGASTLLAPTINIQRGPLNGRNFECYSEDPILTAELAIAYVRGLQANGVAATLKHFAANESEIRRTVNSSDVDERTLRELYLVPFERAIKEAGSWAIMSSYNKINGTYAADNQWLLTKVLREDWGFEGLSMSDWFGLRSTVEGANSGLSLEMPGPAISRGEKLLKAVQEGLVPAELVRAAALNVLRLLERTGDLHNMAERVEVENERASTRAIIREAGVQSAVLLKNEGGVLPVAPDATIAMVGPNANAPRAMGGGSAQLNAYRQVSAFAGMVEALGENRVSFAQGVTNTRFQPNLNGTFTREWFTNDSLSGEPVLVDTLEQFQYFFMDAPEGIDPTNHSCRVRGAFKADQAGTWRFGMNCTGKGRLFLNGEEVIEAWDTWVRGSTFFEEGCDPIEHDIALHEGEEVEVTFEFATKPTFDLHFHAYQVGVDRVLGEKEIAEAVELAAAADVAVVCVGRSAEWDTEGWDLPNMTLPGHQNALVEAVAAKAKKTVVLLQTGGPVEMPWLDQVDAVLQCWYAGQEAGHAIADVITGARTPGGKLPQSFPVTLEDAPTFNGTDDGVYPGLNGRVEYREKLEIGYRHHAKTGIKPLFPFGFGLSYTSFALGTPEVAVGADGVGTVKVAVTNTGDREGSEVVQLYVAPKAAPVDRPIAELKAFKKVILAAGASAQAEMSLKPRDFAYFDVEGQKWVVAEGDYELWIGTSAEDITARATVQIAAQELAV; this is translated from the coding sequence ATGTCGGTATATCCCGCAACGCCCGAGGCTGACCGTCAGGTCGATCAGCTGACCCTTGAGGAACAGATCAGCCTTATGGCGGGCAAGGATTTCTGGAACGTCGGTTCCATTGATCGGCTCGGGATCGGCTGTCTTCGGGTGACGGATGGCCCCAACGGGGCACGCGGGAGCCATTTCGTCGGCGGTGCGCGCTCTGCGGCGTTTCCCGTCGGGATCGCGATCGGGGCGACGTGGAACCCCGAGTTGATCGAGAAGATCGGCGCGGCGCTTGCGCTCGAGACGCGGGACAAGGGGGCCTCGACCCTTTTGGCTCCGACGATCAACATCCAGCGCGGGCCGCTCAACGGGCGGAACTTTGAGTGCTATTCCGAGGACCCTATCCTGACCGCCGAACTTGCGATTGCCTATGTGCGCGGACTTCAGGCCAATGGCGTGGCGGCGACGCTCAAGCATTTTGCCGCGAACGAGAGCGAAATCCGCCGCACGGTGAATTCGTCGGATGTGGACGAGCGGACGCTGCGCGAGCTTTACCTTGTGCCGTTCGAGCGGGCGATCAAAGAGGCGGGGTCTTGGGCGATCATGTCGTCCTATAACAAGATCAACGGGACCTATGCCGCCGACAACCAATGGCTTTTGACCAAGGTTCTGCGCGAGGACTGGGGCTTTGAAGGGCTTTCGATGTCGGACTGGTTCGGGCTTCGCTCGACGGTCGAAGGCGCGAATTCGGGCCTGAGCCTTGAAATGCCGGGGCCTGCGATTTCGCGCGGCGAGAAGCTTTTGAAGGCGGTTCAGGAGGGGCTTGTGCCTGCGGAGCTTGTCCGCGCGGCGGCTTTGAACGTGCTGCGGCTCCTTGAGCGGACGGGCGATCTTCATAATATGGCCGAGCGGGTCGAGGTCGAGAACGAGCGGGCCAGCACCCGCGCCATCATCCGCGAAGCAGGTGTCCAGTCCGCCGTTCTTCTCAAGAACGAAGGCGGGGTTCTTCCTGTGGCGCCCGATGCAACGATTGCGATGGTCGGCCCCAATGCCAATGCGCCGCGCGCAATGGGGGGCGGTTCGGCACAGCTCAACGCCTATCGTCAGGTGTCGGCCTTTGCGGGGATGGTGGAGGCGCTGGGGGAAAACCGCGTCAGCTTTGCCCAAGGCGTGACCAACACCCGTTTCCAGCCGAACCTGAACGGCACATTCACCCGCGAATGGTTCACCAATGACAGCCTGAGCGGCGAACCAGTGCTTGTCGATACGCTGGAGCAGTTCCAATACTTCTTTATGGACGCGCCCGAGGGCATTGATCCGACGAACCATTCGTGCCGCGTGCGCGGAGCGTTCAAGGCCGATCAGGCGGGTACATGGCGCTTCGGGATGAATTGCACCGGCAAGGGTCGTCTGTTCCTCAATGGGGAAGAGGTGATCGAGGCTTGGGACACTTGGGTGCGCGGCTCGACCTTCTTTGAAGAGGGCTGTGATCCGATCGAGCATGACATCGCGCTTCACGAGGGGGAGGAAGTCGAGGTCACCTTTGAGTTCGCGACCAAGCCGACATTCGATCTCCACTTCCATGCCTATCAGGTGGGTGTGGACCGCGTTCTTGGCGAAAAGGAAATCGCCGAGGCGGTCGAGCTTGCCGCCGCGGCCGATGTGGCTGTGGTGTGCGTCGGGCGGTCGGCGGAATGGGACACCGAGGGCTGGGATCTCCCTAATATGACGCTTCCCGGACACCAGAACGCATTGGTCGAAGCGGTTGCGGCAAAGGCGAAAAAGACCGTGGTGCTTCTCCAGACGGGCGGCCCCGTCGAGATGCCTTGGCTCGATCAGGTCGATGCCGTGCTTCAGTGCTGGTATGCGGGGCAAGAGGCAGGACATGCGATTGCCGATGTCATCACAGGCGCACGCACGCCGGGCGGGAAGCTGCCGCAGAGTTTCCCTGTGACGCTTGAGGATGCGCCGACGTTCAACGGCACGGATGACGGGGTCTATCCCGGTCTCAATGGCCGCGTGGAATATCGCGAAAAGCTCGAAATCGGCTATCGCCACCATGCCAAGACGGGGATCAAGCCGCTGTTCCCCTTCGGCTTTGGGCTGAGCTATACCAGCTTTGCGCTTGGCACGCCCGAGGTGGCTGTCGGGGCGGATGGTGTCGGCACGGTCAAGGTTGCCGTGACCAACACGGGCGACCGCGAGGGGAGCGAGGTTGTCCAGCTCTATGTCGCGCCCAAGGCTGCGCCCGTGGATCGCCCGATTGCAGAGCTCAAGGCCTTCAAAAAGGTGATCCTTGCGGCGGGCGCTTCTGCTCAGGCCGAGATGTCCCTCAAGCCGCGTGATTTTGCCTATTTCGATGTCGAAGGCCAGAAGTGGGTCGTCGCCGAAGGGGACTATGAGCTTTGGATCGGCACATCGGCCGAGGATATCACCGCCCGCGCAACGGTGCAGATCGCAGCACAAGAGCTGGCGGTGTGA
- a CDS encoding glycoside hydrolase family 3 N-terminal domain-containing protein, protein MTPDFPPMDHLSKAPFHLNAASLEWVKNTYSSLQSDLDVKLAQLFIIGLHGPAHLWADEIKRLRPGGVTRFFASSAEEEMTLLDTLQDQADIPMFVSADLEGSRMSFTFGAQVPNPLALAAVDDTDLTRRVYGVLADEALAVGANWSFTPVVDINAAFRSAIVATRGFGSDPDRIARHAMTQVDVLQDKGIAACLKHWPGEGYDDRDQHLVTTVNPLSVEDWNATFGRLYRDGIDRGVLSVMSAHIALPAYVRAVKPDASLEEAYCPASLSPILTQKLLREELGFNGLIISDASEMAGATSVMDPRDAKVQMLRAGCDIVLFTGDMLADIEAIKAALADGSLSHDRINDALIRVLGLKAALKLHRAERKPVAERLKALATPESLAIADEAFARAPTLVKDVNDLFPITPESHKRVLILTTGIASPIHPQPIPLALPDMMRARGFDVTVYEKGTPYAPETFDLVLYVMAEETLLTRSHIFLDWARLMGDFRFSMKRSWPATPTALVSFGFPYYLYDAPRMPAVINAYCTSDEMQKAALDCMMGDRPFNRASPVDPFCGQEDAVL, encoded by the coding sequence ATGACACCCGATTTTCCCCCGATGGACCATTTGTCCAAGGCTCCGTTCCATCTTAACGCTGCCTCGCTTGAATGGGTCAAAAACACATATTCAAGCCTTCAATCCGATCTTGATGTCAAATTAGCACAGCTTTTCATCATCGGGCTTCATGGTCCCGCCCACCTCTGGGCCGACGAGATCAAGCGTCTGCGTCCGGGCGGTGTCACCCGTTTCTTCGCCTCCTCCGCAGAAGAGGAAATGACCCTTCTCGACACGCTTCAGGATCAGGCCGATATCCCGATGTTCGTTTCTGCCGATCTCGAAGGCTCGCGGATGTCCTTCACCTTCGGCGCACAGGTTCCGAACCCTCTCGCGCTTGCCGCCGTTGATGACACCGACCTCACCCGCCGCGTTTATGGCGTCCTCGCGGACGAGGCATTGGCCGTGGGTGCCAACTGGTCCTTTACGCCCGTCGTGGACATCAACGCCGCCTTCCGTTCGGCCATCGTCGCCACGCGCGGGTTCGGCTCGGACCCCGACCGCATCGCCCGTCACGCTATGACCCAAGTCGACGTGCTTCAGGACAAAGGTATCGCCGCCTGTCTCAAGCATTGGCCGGGAGAAGGCTACGACGACCGCGATCAGCATCTCGTCACCACCGTCAATCCGCTCTCGGTCGAGGACTGGAACGCCACCTTCGGGCGGCTCTACCGCGACGGCATCGACCGCGGCGTTCTCTCGGTGATGTCCGCGCATATCGCGCTGCCCGCCTATGTGCGCGCGGTCAAACCCGATGCAAGTTTGGAAGAGGCCTATTGCCCTGCCTCCCTCTCGCCCATTCTGACGCAAAAGCTTCTCCGCGAAGAGCTCGGCTTCAACGGTCTCATCATTTCGGACGCTTCAGAAATGGCAGGGGCAACGTCGGTGATGGACCCCCGCGACGCCAAGGTCCAGATGCTCCGCGCAGGCTGTGACATCGTGCTTTTCACGGGCGATATGCTCGCCGATATCGAAGCGATCAAAGCCGCCCTTGCCGACGGGAGCCTCAGCCACGACCGCATCAACGACGCCCTGATCCGTGTCCTCGGTCTCAAGGCCGCGCTCAAGCTGCACCGCGCCGAACGCAAGCCTGTTGCCGAACGGCTCAAGGCTCTGGCAACGCCAGAGTCCCTCGCCATCGCGGACGAGGCCTTTGCCCGTGCGCCCACCTTGGTCAAGGATGTGAACGACCTCTTCCCGATCACGCCCGAAAGCCACAAGCGGGTGCTGATCTTGACCACGGGCATTGCCTCGCCGATCCATCCCCAGCCGATCCCGCTGGCACTCCCCGATATGATGCGTGCCCGCGGCTTCGACGTGACGGTCTATGAAAAAGGCACGCCCTACGCGCCCGAGACCTTCGACCTTGTGCTTTATGTGATGGCCGAAGAAACGCTCCTGACCCGAAGCCACATCTTCCTTGATTGGGCGCGGCTCATGGGCGATTTCCGCTTCTCGATGAAGCGCAGTTGGCCCGCGACCCCGACCGCGCTCGTCTCCTTCGGCTTCCCCTATTACCTCTATGACGCCCCGCGCATGCCTGCGGTCATCAACGCCTATTGTACCTCGGATGAGATGCAAAAGGCGGCGCTCGATTGCATGATGGGGGATCGGCCCTTCAATCGGGCAAGCCCTGTTGATCCCTTCTGCGGGCAAGAGGACGCCGTGCTTTGA
- a CDS encoding FAD-linked oxidase C-terminal domain-containing protein — MSIASAIAAISERLGDRLSTSRAVLDQHGQNETYYPHTPPDAVAFPETTEDVSAIVKICNDEGCPIVAYGAASSLEGQHLNTQGGICLDMSRMNRILRVSPEDLLAVVQPGITRLALNADLRATGLMFPVDPGADASIGGMTATRASGTTAVRYGTMRENILALEAVMADGTIIRTGTEARKSSTGYDLTHLLIGSEGTLGIITELTLKLQGIPEAISSATCRFESVEDAVNCVIMTIQSGLPMARIELLDDMMVKGFNVYADAGLPEVPHIFAEFHGTPAGVAEQAATFGEIATEFGATGWKTADTTEDRNALWAMRHKAHYASAALGKGKHLWPTDVCVPISKLAEAVLQAQKDAVDLGLTSTIVGHVGDGNFHAGISVDPTDPDEMERAEQFTKALAMTALRLGGTVSGEHGIGLGKQKFMDIEHGPAIAYMRAIKKAFDPNNILNPGKLLPPET, encoded by the coding sequence ATGAGCATCGCGTCAGCCATCGCGGCGATTTCGGAACGTCTCGGGGATCGCCTGAGCACGTCCCGAGCCGTGCTAGACCAGCATGGCCAGAACGAAACCTATTATCCGCATACGCCGCCCGATGCCGTTGCCTTTCCCGAAACGACCGAGGACGTCTCGGCCATCGTCAAAATCTGCAATGACGAAGGCTGCCCCATCGTCGCCTATGGCGCGGCCTCATCGCTAGAAGGCCAGCACCTCAATACCCAAGGCGGCATCTGTCTGGACATGTCGCGGATGAACCGCATCCTGCGCGTCTCGCCCGAGGATCTCTTGGCCGTCGTCCAACCTGGCATCACCCGTCTGGCCCTCAACGCCGACCTTCGCGCCACGGGCCTTATGTTCCCCGTCGATCCGGGGGCCGATGCTTCTATCGGCGGCATGACCGCCACCCGTGCGTCGGGCACCACCGCCGTGCGCTATGGCACGATGCGTGAAAACATCCTCGCTCTCGAGGCGGTCATGGCCGACGGCACGATCATCCGCACCGGCACCGAGGCGCGCAAATCCTCGACGGGCTATGATCTCACGCACCTTCTGATCGGCTCCGAAGGCACGCTCGGGATCATCACCGAACTGACGCTCAAACTCCAAGGCATCCCCGAGGCGATTTCCTCGGCCACCTGCCGTTTCGAGAGCGTCGAGGATGCGGTCAATTGCGTCATTATGACGATCCAGTCGGGTCTCCCCATGGCGCGGATCGAGCTTTTGGACGACATGATGGTCAAAGGTTTCAACGTCTACGCCGATGCGGGTCTCCCCGAGGTGCCGCATATCTTTGCCGAATTCCACGGCACCCCTGCGGGCGTTGCCGAACAGGCCGCGACCTTCGGCGAAATTGCTACCGAATTCGGCGCGACAGGCTGGAAAACCGCCGACACGACCGAGGATCGCAACGCGCTCTGGGCCATGCGTCACAAGGCGCATTACGCCTCTGCTGCGCTCGGCAAGGGCAAGCACCTTTGGCCGACGGACGTTTGCGTTCCGATCTCGAAACTCGCCGAAGCGGTGCTTCAGGCCCAGAAAGACGCGGTCGATCTGGGCCTCACAAGCACGATTGTGGGCCATGTGGGCGACGGGAACTTCCACGCAGGTATCAGCGTCGATCCGACCGATCCCGACGAAATGGAACGGGCCGAGCAGTTCACCAAAGCGCTCGCCATGACCGCGCTGCGCCTTGGCGGAACGGTGAGCGGCGAGCATGGCATCGGGCTTGGCAAGCAGAAGTTCATGGACATCGAACACGGCCCCGCCATCGCCTATATGCGCGCGATCAAAAAGGCGTTCGATCCGAATAACATATTGAATCCGGGCAAGCTTCTGCCGCCCGAAACCTAG
- the aroA gene encoding 3-phosphoshikimate 1-carboxyvinyltransferase, giving the protein MSGHGTPIPMTSRKCGPLKGEANVPGDKSISHRSLILGAMAVGETKISGLLEGEDVLDTAKAMRSFGAEVINHGGGNWSVHGVGVGGFSEPDHVIDCGNSGTGVRLIMGTMATTPISVTFTGDASLCSRPMGRVTDPLALFGTKSVGRKGGRLPMTLVGAADPVPVTYTTPVPSAQVKSAVLLAGLNVRGKTVVIEKEATRDHTERMLVGFGAELTVEETAEGRVITLTGQPELKPQTIVVPRDPSSAAFPVCAALITEGSDVLVPNIGLNPTRAGLFTTLREMGADLQYENLREEGGEPVADLRAKFSPNLKGIEVPPERAASMIDEYPVLSAVAAFAQGDTVMRGVKELRVKESDRIDAMAKGLRAAGVEVDEGEDWWIVKGRGFGNLAGGVTVESRLDHRIAMSFMVMGMATEKPMSVDDGSPIATSFPIFEKLMADLGADITRSAQ; this is encoded by the coding sequence ATGTCCGGTCACGGCACCCCGATTCCCATGACATCCCGCAAATGTGGCCCCCTCAAGGGCGAGGCCAATGTCCCGGGGGACAAGTCGATCTCGCACCGCTCGCTGATCCTTGGTGCCATGGCCGTGGGCGAGACGAAAATCTCGGGCCTGCTCGAAGGCGAGGATGTGCTCGACACCGCCAAGGCGATGCGCTCCTTCGGGGCAGAGGTGATCAATCACGGCGGCGGCAATTGGTCGGTGCACGGCGTCGGCGTCGGCGGCTTTTCCGAACCTGACCACGTGATCGACTGCGGCAACTCCGGCACGGGCGTGCGTCTCATCATGGGCACCATGGCAACGACCCCGATCTCCGTGACCTTCACGGGCGATGCCTCGCTCTGTTCGCGCCCCATGGGCCGCGTCACCGATCCGCTTGCGCTCTTCGGCACCAAATCCGTCGGTCGCAAGGGCGGCCGTCTCCCGATGACCCTCGTCGGGGCGGCGGACCCTGTGCCAGTTACCTATACCACGCCCGTGCCTTCGGCTCAGGTGAAGTCGGCGGTTCTTCTTGCGGGCCTCAACGTGCGCGGCAAAACCGTCGTCATCGAAAAAGAAGCCACCCGCGACCACACCGAGCGGATGCTTGTCGGTTTCGGCGCAGAGCTGACGGTCGAAGAAACCGCCGAAGGCCGCGTGATCACCCTCACAGGTCAGCCCGAGCTCAAGCCGCAAACCATCGTCGTGCCGCGTGATCCCTCGTCTGCGGCCTTCCCCGTCTGTGCGGCGCTGATCACCGAAGGCTCCGATGTCCTTGTGCCGAACATCGGCCTCAACCCGACCCGCGCGGGGCTCTTTACCACGCTGCGCGAAATGGGCGCCGACCTCCAATACGAGAACCTGCGCGAAGAAGGCGGCGAGCCTGTTGCCGATCTGCGTGCCAAGTTCAGCCCTAACCTCAAGGGCATCGAAGTGCCGCCCGAGCGTGCGGCCTCCATGATCGACGAATACCCCGTGCTTTCGGCCGTGGCCGCCTTTGCCCAAGGCGACACCGTCATGCGCGGCGTCAAGGAACTCCGCGTCAAGGAATCCGACCGCATCGACGCCATGGCCAAAGGCCTTCGCGCCGCAGGGGTCGAGGTGGACGAAGGCGAGGATTGGTGGATCGTCAAAGGTCGCGGCTTCGGCAATCTTGCGGGCGGCGTCACGGTCGAAAGCCGTCTCGATCACCGCATCGCCATGTCCTTCATGGTCATGGGCATGGCCACCGAAAAGCCGATGTCCGTCGATGACGGAAGCCCGATCGCGACCTCTTTCCCGATCTTTGAAAAGCTGATGGCCGATCTGGGCGCGGACATCACACGGTCGGCCCAATGA
- the denD gene encoding D-erythronate dehydrogenase, translating into MNILIIGGGGVVGQKLARKLTERGTLRGQAISKITLADVVDPAMIEGAPFAIETTTCDISDAASVAKAVTAETNVIYLLAAIVSAHAEQDFDAGYAINMMGTLNVLNRCRELGTKPVVVFTSSIAVYGGEVPDPIIDHTFLNPQTSYGAQKAIGELLINDFSRKGFVDGRGFRLPTISVRPGKPNRAASSFMSSILREPLNGQEAVCPVDDDYLHYYLSPRKCVENLIKAAEIPAEDLGMNRCMMMPGRMWSIRQLVDAMTAVAGPEPAKLIRWDAQPEIKEIVKGWRFDLRPEKALKLGLTADESFEDNIRYYLEDDKPQA; encoded by the coding sequence ATGAATATTCTCATCATCGGCGGCGGCGGTGTCGTCGGCCAGAAACTGGCCCGCAAATTGACCGAACGCGGCACCCTGCGCGGTCAGGCGATTTCCAAAATCACCCTCGCCGATGTCGTCGATCCCGCGATGATCGAGGGTGCGCCTTTTGCGATCGAGACCACGACTTGTGACATCTCGGACGCCGCATCCGTGGCCAAGGCTGTGACGGCAGAGACCAACGTCATCTACCTTCTGGCCGCCATCGTCTCGGCCCATGCGGAACAGGATTTCGACGCGGGCTATGCGATCAACATGATGGGCACCCTCAATGTGCTCAACCGCTGCCGCGAGCTTGGAACCAAGCCCGTCGTCGTCTTTACCTCGTCCATCGCGGTCTATGGCGGCGAGGTCCCCGATCCGATCATCGACCACACGTTCCTCAACCCCCAGACCTCGTACGGCGCGCAAAAGGCCATCGGCGAATTGCTCATCAACGACTTCTCGCGCAAGGGCTTTGTGGATGGGCGCGGCTTCCGTCTCCCGACGATTTCCGTCCGTCCGGGCAAGCCCAACCGTGCGGCCTCGTCCTTTATGTCCTCGATCCTGCGCGAGCCGCTTAACGGCCAAGAGGCCGTTTGTCCCGTGGACGACGATTACCTCCACTATTACCTCTCGCCGCGCAAATGCGTCGAGAACCTGATCAAAGCCGCAGAGATCCCCGCCGAAGATCTGGGCATGAACCGCTGCATGATGATGCCGGGTCGCATGTGGTCGATCCGTCAGCTTGTCGACGCGATGACCGCCGTCGCAGGCCCCGAGCCGGCCAAGCTGATCCGCTGGGACGCGCAGCCCGAGATCAAGGAAATCGTCAAAGGCTGGCGCTTCGATCTTCGCCCCGAAAAGGCGCTCAAGCTCGGTCTCACGGCGGACGAAAGCTTCGAGGACAACATCCGTTACTACCTCGAAGACGACAAACCCCAAGCCTGA
- a CDS encoding SDR family NAD(P)-dependent oxidoreductase, producing the protein MTQKVALVTGAARGIGLSATKIFIEEGWKVAMIDRDADELHAAAAGLSEAKPFICDVSIPEQVEAMIAAVLAEFGRIDAVVNNAGVADFGPIEGTTFERWRRIMDTNLDGVFLVSQAATPALKDTKGAIVNIGSISGLRASTLRVAYGTSKAAVIQLTKQQAAELGEYGIRANCVCPGPVKTKLSIAVHSPEIIAAYHDAIPLNRYGTEREIADVICFLCSDKASYVTGQIIASDGGFESTGVGLPALRV; encoded by the coding sequence ATGACCCAAAAAGTAGCACTCGTCACAGGCGCGGCCCGTGGCATCGGCCTCTCCGCCACCAAGATTTTCATTGAAGAGGGCTGGAAGGTCGCCATGATCGACCGCGACGCGGACGAGCTTCATGCCGCCGCCGCGGGTCTCTCAGAGGCCAAGCCCTTCATCTGCGACGTCTCGATCCCCGAGCAGGTGGAGGCGATGATCGCCGCCGTCCTCGCCGAATTCGGTCGCATCGACGCTGTGGTGAACAACGCGGGCGTAGCCGATTTCGGCCCCATCGAAGGCACCACCTTCGAGCGTTGGCGCCGCATCATGGACACCAACCTCGATGGCGTCTTCCTCGTGTCCCAAGCGGCCACGCCTGCGCTCAAGGACACCAAAGGCGCGATCGTGAACATCGGGTCCATTTCGGGCCTGCGTGCCTCGACCCTTCGTGTGGCCTATGGCACCTCCAAGGCCGCCGTGATCCAACTCACCAAACAACAGGCCGCCGAGCTTGGCGAATACGGCATCCGCGCGAATTGCGTCTGTCCGGGTCCCGTCAAAACCAAGCTCTCGATTGCGGTCCACAGCCCCGAGATCATCGCGGCCTATCACGACGCTATCCCGCTCAACCGCTATGGCACCGAACGCGAGATTGCCGATGTGATCTGCTTCCTCTGCTCGGACAAAGCCTCCTATGTCACGGGCCAGATCATCGCCAGCGACGGTGGTTTCGAAAGCACGGGCGTAGGGCTTCCCGCGCTCCGCGTTTGA